Proteins encoded in a region of the Pyxidicoccus trucidator genome:
- a CDS encoding class I SAM-dependent methyltransferase produces MSSEAFFTLYSDLPRLGPGSDACTREALKRLTALPSAPRVVDLGCGTGRQTLVLAEALRTRILAVDLHRPYLDQLEREARARHLDALIETRQADMGALDLPAGSVDLLWSEGAIYHLGFGPGLRRWRPLLARGGQVAVTECTWLTDARPAEAVRFWAEGYPTMANIPENRSSAEAEGYEVVETFALPHSAWWDDYYSPLLERLERLRPSADAELREAFAAAEGETDLFRRHGDSYGYVFYLLRLREP; encoded by the coding sequence ATGAGCTCCGAAGCCTTCTTCACTCTCTACAGTGACTTGCCCCGGCTCGGGCCCGGCAGTGACGCCTGCACCCGTGAAGCCTTGAAGCGACTCACGGCACTGCCTTCCGCGCCGCGCGTGGTGGACCTGGGGTGCGGCACCGGAAGACAGACACTCGTGCTCGCGGAGGCATTGCGCACGCGCATTCTCGCGGTGGACCTGCACCGTCCCTATCTCGACCAGCTCGAACGCGAGGCCCGTGCGCGGCACCTGGACGCGCTCATCGAGACGCGACAGGCGGACATGGGCGCGCTGGACCTTCCCGCCGGCTCGGTGGACCTGCTCTGGTCCGAGGGCGCCATCTACCACCTTGGCTTCGGCCCGGGCCTGCGCCGCTGGCGCCCGCTGCTCGCGCGAGGCGGACAGGTCGCCGTCACCGAGTGCACCTGGCTCACCGACGCGCGCCCCGCCGAGGCCGTCCGCTTCTGGGCCGAGGGCTACCCCACCATGGCCAATATCCCGGAGAACCGCTCCAGCGCGGAGGCCGAGGGCTACGAGGTGGTCGAAACCTTCGCCCTGCCCCACTCCGCCTGGTGGGACGACTACTACTCGCCACTGCTTGAGCGCCTCGAGCGCCTGCGTCCCTCGGCGGACGCGGAGTTGCGTGAGGCCTTCGCGGCTGCCGAGGGGGAAACCGACCTTTTCCGCCGCCACGGCGATAGCTACGGCTACGTGTTCTACCTGCTGCGCCTCCGCGAGCCCTGA
- a CDS encoding isopenicillin N synthase family dioxygenase — protein MAGSDTAPGGLPVIDMTSLFDSTRTAERAGVAREIERACRDSGFFYVTGHGVSDAVLTRLERESHRFFALPRAAKEAISMAHGGAAWRGWFPLGGELTSGRPDRKEGLYLGTELGPEHPRVRDGWPLHGANLWPAEVPELREAALDYMNGVTRAAHALMEGVALSLGLEADWFRRHYTAEPTVLFRIFHYPAEPEPELGTGEEHWGVGEHTDYGLLTLLAQDVHGGLQVKTPRGWTPAPPLPGTLVCNIGDMLDRMTGGWYRSTPHRVKNVSGRDRLSFPLFFDPDFAAEVRPLPRSASADVDEDRARRWDGASVHAIQGTYGDYLLGKVSKVFPQLVRRVL, from the coding sequence ATGGCCGGATCCGATACCGCCCCTGGTGGCTTGCCCGTCATCGACATGACGTCCCTGTTCGACTCCACCCGCACCGCCGAGCGGGCGGGCGTCGCGCGCGAAATCGAGCGGGCCTGTCGCGACAGCGGCTTCTTCTACGTCACCGGCCACGGTGTGTCGGACGCCGTCCTCACGCGGCTCGAGCGCGAGAGCCACCGCTTCTTCGCCCTGCCCCGGGCCGCGAAGGAGGCCATCTCCATGGCTCACGGAGGCGCCGCGTGGCGGGGCTGGTTCCCGCTCGGCGGAGAGCTGACCTCCGGACGCCCGGACCGGAAGGAGGGCCTCTACCTGGGCACCGAGCTGGGCCCCGAGCACCCGAGGGTGCGGGACGGCTGGCCGCTGCACGGCGCCAACCTGTGGCCGGCCGAGGTTCCGGAGTTGCGCGAGGCCGCGCTCGACTACATGAACGGTGTCACCCGCGCCGCGCACGCGCTGATGGAGGGCGTGGCGCTGAGCCTGGGCCTGGAGGCGGACTGGTTCCGGCGGCACTACACCGCCGAGCCCACCGTGCTCTTCCGCATCTTCCACTACCCCGCGGAGCCCGAGCCCGAGCTCGGAACCGGCGAGGAGCACTGGGGCGTGGGCGAGCACACCGACTACGGCCTGCTCACGCTGCTGGCCCAGGACGTCCACGGGGGCTTGCAGGTGAAGACGCCGCGCGGCTGGACTCCGGCGCCGCCGCTGCCCGGGACGCTGGTGTGCAACATCGGCGACATGCTCGACCGGATGACGGGGGGCTGGTACCGCTCCACGCCCCACCGCGTGAAGAACGTCAGCGGAAGGGACAGGCTGTCCTTCCCGCTCTTCTTCGACCCGGACTTCGCCGCGGAGGTGCGACCCCTGCCCCGGTCCGCCAGCGCCGACGTGGACGAGGACCGCGCGCGCCGCTGGGATGGCGCCAGCGTGCACGCCATCCAGGGCACCTACGGCGACTACCTGCTCGGCAAGGTGTCCAAGGTGTTCCCGCAGCTGGTGCGGCGGGTGCTGTAG
- a CDS encoding PAS domain S-box protein: MLIEHWAHRFFELAPEALVVLSVDGQIRQANAAWCRLVGWPLEATRHSAFRDFVHPEDLPLVDAQLKALAGPGGHSDFTFRWRGQDGTWKPFFWAVAAAPDADEFYCAVRLPTPTVEQALQRSEQNFRRLIDTAPEGIFVHSNSRFVYANPTLLKALGYDDASELIGQPIWSIVHPDDLDVVRQRVRDAVSGELAPLKEIRYLRRDGTWYDAESVGLPVEFDGEKSVVVMSRDVTERKRAQTQLLQNDRMVLAGTLAAGVGHEINNPLTYVMANLDSAMEALARLGGALSEAVPDGPGTVAWSTTLRETEGLLKEAQEGASRVRNIVRDLRFISRQDEERLEAVDVREPLDFSINMASSALRHRARLIKQYEPVPLIHADASRLGQVFLNLLVNAAQAIPEGNSEAHHVTVRVHPAPAGCVAVEVTDSGGGIPANVLPRIFDPFFTTKPVGQGTGLGLAICHSLIRNLGGDITVQSEVGRGTTFTVILPPAPEKPVVATPVAPAPAPPTERKGQVLVIDDEPPVGRSLARIIGPRHQVTLMGSGEEALAAFSAGKSYDAVFCDLMMPGLSGMDLYEKIRVSSPELSRRFIFITGGSYTARARQFLEGVPNRQLEKPFDVQLIHQFLGEVLDTH, from the coding sequence ATGTTGATAGAGCATTGGGCGCACCGCTTCTTCGAGCTCGCCCCCGAGGCCCTCGTCGTCCTGAGCGTGGACGGGCAGATTCGCCAGGCCAACGCCGCCTGGTGCCGCCTGGTGGGCTGGCCCCTCGAAGCGACGCGGCACTCGGCTTTTCGTGACTTCGTACACCCCGAGGACCTGCCGCTGGTGGACGCCCAGCTGAAGGCGCTGGCGGGCCCGGGAGGACACAGCGACTTCACCTTCCGGTGGCGCGGGCAGGACGGCACCTGGAAGCCCTTTTTCTGGGCCGTGGCCGCCGCCCCCGATGCGGACGAGTTCTACTGCGCCGTCCGCCTGCCGACCCCCACTGTCGAGCAGGCCCTCCAGCGCTCGGAGCAGAACTTCCGCAGGCTCATCGACACCGCGCCCGAGGGCATCTTCGTCCACAGCAACTCGCGCTTCGTCTACGCCAACCCCACCCTCCTCAAGGCGCTGGGCTACGACGACGCGAGCGAGCTGATCGGCCAGCCCATCTGGTCCATCGTCCATCCGGATGACCTGGACGTCGTCCGGCAGCGCGTCCGTGACGCCGTCAGCGGCGAGCTGGCCCCGCTGAAGGAGATTCGCTACCTGCGCCGCGACGGCACCTGGTACGACGCGGAGAGCGTGGGGCTCCCCGTCGAGTTCGATGGCGAGAAGTCCGTCGTGGTGATGTCCCGCGACGTCACCGAGCGAAAGCGCGCCCAGACGCAGCTCCTCCAGAACGACCGCATGGTGCTGGCGGGCACGCTGGCCGCCGGCGTGGGCCACGAAATCAACAACCCGCTCACCTACGTCATGGCCAACCTGGACTCGGCCATGGAGGCCCTGGCCCGGCTCGGCGGCGCGCTCTCCGAGGCCGTGCCTGACGGCCCCGGCACCGTGGCCTGGAGCACCACCCTGCGCGAGACGGAGGGCCTGCTCAAGGAGGCCCAGGAGGGCGCCTCGCGCGTGCGCAACATCGTGCGTGACCTACGCTTCATCTCCCGCCAGGACGAGGAGCGGCTCGAGGCGGTGGACGTGCGCGAGCCGCTCGACTTCTCCATCAACATGGCCTCCAGCGCGCTGCGCCACCGCGCCCGGCTCATCAAGCAGTACGAGCCCGTGCCCCTCATCCACGCCGACGCGAGCCGGCTGGGGCAGGTCTTCCTCAACCTGCTGGTGAACGCCGCGCAGGCCATTCCCGAGGGCAACTCCGAGGCCCACCACGTCACCGTCCGCGTCCACCCCGCGCCGGCCGGGTGCGTGGCCGTGGAGGTGACTGACTCCGGCGGTGGCATCCCCGCCAACGTGCTGCCGCGCATCTTCGACCCGTTCTTCACCACCAAGCCCGTGGGCCAGGGCACCGGGCTGGGGCTGGCCATCTGCCACAGCCTCATCCGCAACCTCGGCGGCGACATCACCGTCCAGAGCGAGGTCGGCCGGGGGACGACCTTCACAGTCATCCTGCCCCCCGCCCCCGAGAAGCCCGTCGTGGCGACCCCCGTGGCCCCGGCACCCGCGCCCCCCACGGAGCGCAAGGGCCAGGTGCTGGTGATTGACGACGAGCCGCCCGTGGGGCGCTCCCTCGCGCGCATCATCGGCCCGCGCCACCAGGTGACCCTCATGGGCAGCGGCGAGGAGGCCCTCGCGGCGTTCAGCGCGGGCAAGTCCTACGACGCCGTCTTCTGTGACTTGATGATGCCCGGCCTCTCCGGGATGGACCTCTACGAGAAAATCCGGGTCTCCTCACCGGAGCTCTCACGGCGCTTCATCTTCATCACCGGCGGCTCCTACACCGCGCGCGCGCGCCAGTTCCTCGAGGGAGTCCCCAACCGACAGCTGGAGAAGCCCTTCGACGTGCAGTTGATTCATCAGTTCCTGGGAGAAGTGCTGGACACGCACTGA
- a CDS encoding metal-sulfur cluster assembly factor — translation MNAQEARARIQDIPDPCSLATGVPLGIGEMGLIQSLDCTEGRVTVRLHITSPMCMMAAYFMREIEQRLTGQEGVASVHVEFDQDLQWTPGDIHPDARARLAAKRITMLGGRLMPRDEARTRDA, via the coding sequence GTGAACGCGCAAGAGGCGCGGGCACGCATCCAGGACATCCCGGATCCGTGCAGCCTGGCCACCGGCGTGCCGCTGGGAATCGGTGAGATGGGGCTGATTCAGTCCCTGGACTGCACGGAGGGCCGGGTGACGGTGCGCCTGCACATCACCTCTCCCATGTGCATGATGGCCGCGTACTTCATGCGCGAAATCGAGCAGCGCCTCACCGGCCAGGAGGGCGTCGCGTCGGTCCACGTGGAGTTCGACCAGGACCTCCAGTGGACGCCCGGGGACATCCACCCGGACGCCCGCGCGCGGCTGGCGGCGAAGCGGATCACCATGCTCGGAGGCCGGTTGATGCCTCGCGACGAGGCCCGCACCCGCGACGCGTGA
- a CDS encoding amidohydrolase family protein codes for MIGGNFVIDAVTHAYNLHPSNYRAGKYAASLAQLIWGLHSGLSGDSHRVPEERLFLKNWSVRELAHILFVESGIDLAVHHVLPLQTLYTDGLCSYEKTLEIKRRYPDRFLVYAGVDPLRGTAALEDLEKQAEELKPSGLKLYPAAWLGDSFRHTGWRMDDPSIAFPLFERAQKLGIKNIAVHKGLPMGAVPIEPYKVDDIGGAADAFPDLNFEIVHGGMAFLDETGMQLSLFPNVYVNLEVTGALIVKRERWFAESLAALLKWAGPAKIMWGSGTVFCHPEPALQKFWNDFQLPDDLVSVAGMQVTPEVKRMILGENYARYAGVDVEAVKARIANDAFSKARARGDATPYSFQEGQP; via the coding sequence GTGATTGGCGGCAACTTCGTCATCGATGCGGTAACGCACGCGTACAACCTCCATCCGTCCAACTACCGCGCCGGCAAGTATGCCGCGTCGCTCGCCCAGCTCATCTGGGGCCTGCACAGCGGCCTGTCCGGAGACTCGCACCGCGTTCCCGAGGAGAGGCTCTTCCTCAAGAACTGGTCCGTCCGGGAGCTGGCCCACATCCTCTTCGTGGAGAGCGGCATCGACCTGGCCGTGCACCACGTGCTGCCGCTCCAGACGCTCTACACGGACGGGCTCTGCTCGTATGAGAAGACGCTCGAAATCAAGAGGCGCTACCCGGACCGCTTCCTCGTCTATGCCGGCGTGGACCCGCTGCGCGGCACCGCGGCGCTGGAAGACTTGGAGAAGCAGGCCGAGGAGCTGAAGCCGAGCGGCCTGAAGCTCTACCCCGCGGCGTGGCTGGGGGACTCGTTCCGCCACACCGGCTGGCGCATGGATGACCCGAGCATCGCCTTCCCCCTCTTCGAGCGGGCGCAAAAGCTGGGCATCAAGAACATCGCCGTCCACAAGGGACTGCCGATGGGCGCGGTGCCGATTGAGCCCTACAAGGTGGACGACATCGGCGGCGCGGCGGACGCGTTCCCTGATTTGAACTTCGAAATCGTCCACGGCGGCATGGCCTTCCTGGACGAGACGGGGATGCAGCTGTCGCTGTTCCCCAACGTGTATGTGAATCTGGAAGTCACGGGCGCGCTCATCGTGAAGCGCGAGCGCTGGTTCGCCGAGTCCCTGGCCGCGCTGCTCAAGTGGGCGGGCCCGGCGAAAATCATGTGGGGCTCGGGGACGGTGTTCTGCCACCCGGAGCCGGCGCTCCAGAAGTTCTGGAACGACTTCCAGCTGCCGGACGACCTGGTGAGCGTGGCGGGCATGCAGGTGACGCCCGAGGTGAAGCGGATGATTCTCGGCGAGAACTACGCCCGCTACGCGGGAGTGGACGTCGAGGCCGTCAAGGCGCGCATCGCCAACGACGCCTTCTCCAAGGCCCGGGCTCGCGGCGACGCCACGCCCTACAGCTTCCAGGAGGGCCAGCCGTGA
- a CDS encoding zinc-dependent alcohol dehydrogenase family protein, producing MVLPRFGGPELFEVRDVPTPTAGPGQVLVRVLVSGTNPVDAKLRQDGTWAGIQLPAVIGYDVSGVIEQVGPGVTDFKPGDEVFYTPEIFGNPHGSYAEFNVVPVSIIAKKPASLTHEEAAAIPLAGGTAWEALVRRLQLRVGETVLIHGGAGGVGSFAVQIAKALGARVLATSGPDNLETLRKLGADVAINYRSEDPAQVALRETGGQGVDAVFDTVGKNMIASMPATRPFGRLATILGFNGDVSAFYPRNQTLHGVFLTRERRRLEEMSVLVERKQLKPLVERVLPLEQVAEAHRALDSGHGRGKVVLTVAKK from the coding sequence ATGGTCCTTCCCCGCTTCGGCGGGCCCGAGCTGTTCGAAGTCCGCGACGTTCCGACTCCTACTGCCGGCCCCGGGCAGGTGCTCGTCCGGGTCCTCGTCTCCGGTACGAACCCGGTGGACGCCAAGCTGCGCCAGGACGGCACGTGGGCCGGCATCCAGCTTCCCGCCGTCATCGGCTACGACGTCTCGGGAGTCATCGAGCAGGTGGGCCCGGGTGTCACCGACTTCAAGCCCGGTGACGAGGTCTTCTACACGCCGGAAATCTTCGGCAACCCGCATGGCAGCTACGCGGAGTTCAACGTCGTCCCCGTAAGCATCATCGCGAAGAAGCCCGCGAGCCTCACGCACGAGGAGGCCGCCGCCATCCCCCTGGCCGGAGGCACCGCGTGGGAGGCCCTGGTGCGGCGGCTCCAGCTCCGCGTCGGGGAGACGGTGCTCATCCACGGTGGCGCGGGTGGCGTGGGCTCGTTCGCGGTGCAGATTGCGAAGGCCCTGGGCGCCCGAGTCCTGGCCACCTCCGGGCCGGACAACCTGGAGACGCTGCGCAAGCTCGGCGCGGACGTGGCCATTAACTACCGGAGCGAGGACCCGGCGCAGGTCGCACTGCGCGAGACGGGCGGGCAGGGTGTGGACGCGGTGTTCGACACCGTGGGCAAGAACATGATTGCCAGCATGCCCGCGACGCGGCCCTTCGGACGGCTCGCGACCATCCTCGGCTTCAACGGGGACGTGTCCGCCTTCTACCCGCGCAACCAGACGCTGCACGGCGTCTTCCTCACCCGCGAGCGCCGTCGCCTGGAGGAGATGTCCGTCCTCGTCGAGCGCAAGCAACTGAAGCCGCTCGTGGAGCGCGTGCTCCCGCTGGAGCAGGTGGCGGAGGCGCACCGGGCCCTCGACTCGGGGCACGGGCGCGGCAAGGTGGTGCTGACCGTGGCGAAGAAGTAG
- a CDS encoding GNAT family N-acetyltransferase — protein sequence MAAGRQKVARVTRRILVRGPRIVLRAPHAQDREDFLAATRASRAFHRPWVAPPTTPAAFQAYLQRNAQDDFEALLACERESGHFIGAFNLSQIFRGGFQNAYLGYWAIHGFQGRGLMSEALQLVLAYTFRTLKLHRVEANIQPGNAASRALASRAGFRMEGFSPRYLKVGGRWRDHERWALCREDWRPTNSQTPGPDQTPAQDSRARGSGRQV from the coding sequence ATGGCAGCAGGGCGTCAGAAGGTGGCGCGCGTCACACGGCGCATTCTCGTCCGGGGGCCTCGCATCGTCCTGCGCGCGCCCCATGCGCAGGACCGCGAGGACTTCCTCGCGGCCACCCGGGCCAGTCGCGCCTTCCACCGGCCCTGGGTCGCACCGCCCACCACGCCCGCCGCCTTCCAGGCCTATCTCCAGCGCAACGCACAGGACGACTTCGAAGCGCTCCTCGCCTGCGAGCGCGAGTCGGGCCACTTCATCGGCGCCTTCAACTTGAGTCAGATATTCCGGGGCGGCTTCCAGAATGCCTACCTGGGCTACTGGGCCATCCACGGCTTCCAGGGACGCGGACTCATGTCCGAGGCCCTGCAGCTGGTGCTCGCGTACACCTTCCGGACGCTGAAGCTTCACCGGGTGGAGGCCAACATCCAACCCGGCAATGCCGCGTCCCGGGCGCTGGCGTCACGGGCCGGCTTCCGGATGGAGGGGTTCTCCCCCCGCTACCTCAAGGTGGGCGGCCGGTGGAGAGACCACGAGCGCTGGGCGCTCTGCCGCGAGGACTGGCGCCCCACAAACAGCCAGACTCCCGGTCCTGACCAGACCCCTGCTCAGGATTCCCGAGCGCGAGGGTCTGGCCGCCAGGTGTGA
- a CDS encoding MFS transporter: MQTQPTPESPHAVLSPGLVWFMAAASGATAANLYYNQPLLGDIGRELGASGSALGLVPTLTQVGYAAGMLFIVPLGDSLERRRVIVTMSALVTLALVGVALAPTLPLLVLASFAVGATTVIPQLLIPFAAHLAPAAQRGRVVGTVMSGLLIGILLSRTAAGFVGTHLGWRAMFWMAAGLMLALGGVLRFVLPAQPPMAEMPYLALLRSLGHLARTEPVLRLHALLGALTFGAFSVFWSTLALYLQSLPEQYGPQVAGLFGVVGVVGALVAPLVGRYADARGDRRINALGIAVLLLSFVVMWPLGRWLWGMALGVVLLDLGTQANQISNQTRVYALKPEARSRLNTLYMVTYFAGGAAGSWLGTTAWTHAGWTGVCAAGAALCVVALLVLWRSASSPAQEPARS, encoded by the coding sequence ATGCAGACGCAACCGACTCCGGAGTCCCCGCACGCCGTCCTGAGTCCCGGGCTGGTGTGGTTCATGGCCGCCGCCTCGGGCGCCACCGCGGCGAATCTCTATTACAACCAGCCGCTGCTCGGAGACATCGGCCGCGAGCTGGGCGCCTCGGGCAGCGCGCTCGGGCTGGTGCCCACGCTGACGCAGGTGGGCTACGCGGCGGGGATGCTCTTCATCGTCCCGCTCGGCGACAGCCTGGAGCGGCGGCGGGTCATCGTCACCATGTCCGCGCTGGTGACGCTGGCCCTGGTGGGCGTGGCGCTGGCGCCCACGCTGCCCCTGCTGGTGCTGGCCAGCTTCGCGGTGGGCGCCACCACGGTGATTCCCCAGCTGCTGATCCCCTTCGCCGCGCACCTGGCGCCGGCGGCGCAGCGCGGGCGGGTGGTGGGCACGGTGATGAGCGGGCTGCTCATCGGCATCCTGCTGTCGCGCACGGCGGCGGGCTTCGTGGGCACGCACCTGGGGTGGCGGGCCATGTTCTGGATGGCGGCCGGGCTGATGCTCGCGCTGGGCGGGGTGCTGCGCTTCGTCCTGCCGGCGCAGCCGCCCATGGCGGAGATGCCCTATCTGGCGCTGCTGCGCTCCCTGGGGCACCTGGCGCGCACCGAGCCTGTGCTGCGGCTCCACGCGCTGCTGGGCGCGCTCACGTTTGGTGCGTTCAGCGTCTTCTGGTCCACGCTGGCGCTGTATCTCCAGAGCCTGCCGGAGCAGTACGGGCCACAGGTGGCGGGGCTCTTCGGCGTGGTGGGGGTGGTGGGCGCGCTGGTGGCTCCGCTGGTGGGGCGCTATGCCGACGCGCGGGGAGACCGGCGCATCAACGCGCTGGGCATCGCAGTGCTGCTGTTGTCCTTCGTGGTGATGTGGCCGCTGGGGCGCTGGCTGTGGGGCATGGCCCTGGGCGTGGTGCTGCTGGACCTGGGGACGCAGGCGAACCAGATTTCCAACCAGACACGCGTGTACGCCCTGAAGCCCGAGGCGCGCAGCCGGCTCAACACCCTCTACATGGTGACGTACTTCGCGGGCGGCGCGGCGGGCTCGTGGCTGGGCACGACGGCGTGGACGCACGCGGGCTGGACGGGCGTGTGCGCCGCGGGTGCCGCGCTGTGTGTCGTGGCCCTGCTGGTGCTGTGGCGGAGCGCGTCGAGTCCGGCACAGGAGCCAGCGCGGAGCTGA
- a CDS encoding acetyl-CoA carboxylase biotin carboxylase subunit gives MERFKKVLVANRGEIAVRVIRTCKKLGYRTVAVFSEADRSAPHVLAADEAVPIGPSPAKESYLVIEKLIAAAKASGADAIHPGYGFLSENAGFARACRDADVVFIGPGAEAISLMGNKRQAKLRMLAAGVPCIPGYEATDANDEALAAEGERIGFPLMVKAAAGGGGRGMRLVHEPAQLRDALRSARSEATNAFGSGELILEKAVIGARHVELQVFADEHGNVVHLGERDCSVQRRHQKIVEESPSPAVSPALRSRMGEVAVAAAKAIGYRGAGTIEFLLAPSGEFYFMEMNTRLQVEHPVTEAITGLDLVEWQLRVAAGERLPLTQEQVSWSGHAIEVRLCAEDPANNYAPQAGRLLAWRLPSREGVRIDHGVREGQDIPPFYDSMQAKVIVHGPDRETARRRLVEALHELTVFGVTTNKSLLLFVLGHVAFQTGEYDTGFIGKYADGVTLEALYRTHAKDLALAGAALFHGEALRLARESGLDASLVNWNSPNSSHPVRLKLASREREEPVTVRPVSAERYEVEVGSETFNVAVLGMSEGVLDFALSGTRGRARYSREGDTLWLDVGHGAHAVSDVTFRPPSKTEGAGSGRLMAPMDGRILRVDAKPGASVKAGEVLAVLEAMKMEFQVVADVAGTVEAVNVSVGSQVAARQLLVLLTPEGKQPPAAS, from the coding sequence ATGGAGCGATTCAAGAAGGTCCTCGTCGCCAACCGTGGCGAGATTGCCGTCCGAGTGATTCGGACCTGCAAGAAGCTCGGCTATCGGACCGTGGCGGTGTTCTCCGAGGCGGACCGCTCGGCGCCGCACGTGCTCGCGGCGGACGAGGCGGTGCCCATCGGCCCGTCGCCCGCGAAGGAGTCCTATCTCGTCATCGAGAAGCTCATCGCCGCGGCGAAGGCCTCCGGTGCGGACGCGATTCACCCCGGCTATGGCTTCCTCTCGGAGAACGCCGGGTTTGCTCGCGCGTGCCGGGACGCGGACGTGGTGTTCATCGGCCCCGGTGCGGAGGCCATCTCGCTGATGGGGAACAAGCGGCAGGCGAAGCTGCGGATGCTCGCGGCGGGCGTGCCCTGCATCCCTGGCTACGAGGCCACCGACGCGAATGACGAGGCGCTGGCCGCGGAAGGCGAGCGCATCGGCTTCCCGCTGATGGTCAAGGCGGCGGCGGGTGGCGGTGGGCGTGGCATGCGGCTCGTCCACGAGCCGGCGCAATTGCGTGACGCGCTTCGCTCCGCGCGCTCGGAGGCCACCAACGCCTTCGGGAGCGGAGAGCTCATCCTGGAGAAGGCCGTTATCGGCGCACGCCACGTGGAGCTGCAGGTCTTCGCGGACGAGCACGGCAACGTGGTCCACCTGGGCGAGCGCGACTGCTCCGTCCAGCGCCGGCATCAGAAGATTGTCGAGGAGAGCCCGTCACCCGCCGTGAGCCCCGCGCTGCGCTCGCGCATGGGCGAGGTCGCCGTGGCGGCGGCGAAGGCCATCGGCTACCGGGGAGCGGGGACCATCGAGTTCCTGCTCGCGCCGAGCGGCGAGTTCTACTTCATGGAGATGAACACCCGCCTCCAGGTGGAGCACCCGGTGACGGAGGCGATTACCGGGTTGGACCTGGTGGAGTGGCAGCTGCGCGTCGCGGCGGGTGAGCGGCTTCCCCTCACGCAGGAGCAGGTGTCGTGGTCGGGGCACGCGATTGAAGTCCGTCTCTGCGCGGAGGACCCTGCGAACAACTACGCGCCCCAGGCGGGCCGGCTGCTGGCGTGGAGGCTGCCGTCGCGGGAGGGCGTGCGCATCGACCACGGCGTGCGGGAGGGGCAGGACATCCCGCCCTTCTACGACTCGATGCAGGCGAAGGTGATTGTGCATGGTCCGGACCGCGAGACGGCGCGCAGGCGGCTGGTGGAAGCACTGCACGAGCTGACCGTGTTCGGCGTCACCACGAACAAGAGCCTGTTGCTGTTCGTGCTCGGGCACGTGGCGTTCCAGACGGGTGAGTACGACACGGGCTTCATCGGGAAGTACGCGGACGGTGTGACGCTGGAGGCGCTGTACCGGACGCATGCGAAGGACCTGGCCCTGGCGGGGGCAGCGCTCTTCCATGGCGAGGCGCTGAGGCTCGCGCGCGAGTCGGGCCTGGACGCGTCGCTGGTCAACTGGAACAGCCCGAACTCGTCGCATCCGGTGCGGCTGAAGCTCGCGAGCCGGGAGCGTGAGGAACCCGTCACGGTGCGCCCGGTGTCGGCGGAGCGGTACGAGGTGGAGGTGGGGAGCGAGACGTTCAACGTAGCGGTGCTCGGGATGTCGGAGGGGGTGCTGGACTTCGCGCTCTCGGGGACTCGTGGGCGCGCGCGGTACTCGCGGGAGGGAGACACGCTCTGGCTGGACGTGGGGCATGGAGCGCATGCCGTGTCCGACGTGACGTTCCGGCCTCCGTCGAAGACGGAAGGCGCGGGAAGTGGCCGGCTCATGGCGCCGATGGACGGGCGCATCCTGCGCGTGGACGCCAAGCCCGGTGCCTCGGTGAAGGCGGGAGAGGTGCTCGCCGTCCTGGAGGCGATGAAGATGGAGTTCCAAGTGGTGGCGGACGTGGCGGGTACGGTGGAGGCGGTGAACGTCTCCGTGGGCAGCCAGGTTGCCGCGCGGCAGCTCCTGGTCCTGCTGACGCCGGAAGGGAAGCAGCCGCCCGCAGCGAGCTGA